In Cryptomeria japonica chromosome 1, Sugi_1.0, whole genome shotgun sequence, the sequence TCCAATTTGTTCATAGAAGAGAAAACCATGTTTGTTAAAAGTAGTTGATCCATAGTGCAAGGTCTCTCACTTCTACTTGTATTCCATGTTAGGATGACCATGGGATTTAGGTGATCATGGAATTACCCCAATGTGGAAGGCCTCTTTGATTTTATACTTGACGCACCCTTTATCAATGATATTGACCTTAGTTGAAGGAGTTAGGTTGGACTGTATAGCATTAGGATCAAATATAAGAGGAATTTAATTAAGATGGTGGCTCTATAGATTTAGTGATGAAATAGTATTTTGATTTTAGGAATAAAACCTCAAATATTTTACAATATTAGAAGTATTGACCAACTAGGATGTTGACTTCAATGCCTCCATGAAATAATTTGAGATATTGGTGGGTGTGGTTGGAATGTACCCATTGGTGACGAAGGATAATTTTATATGGAAGTTAAATATCAACAAAATGAGAGAGGGTCTTATGGACAACAAGTCAAAATTGGATGGGAAGCATGATTCTTTCAGTAGTCTCCTTTTTTGCATTATCATAGTCTTTGATTATGATTGTATGGAGTTCTAAATAATCTATAactatgtatcccaagagtttAAAGATTAATAGGTACAAAAAATTAATCCAAAGTTGTTATCTATCTGTACACACTTGATTTTATGTTTGGAAACAAAAGATTTCATATGAAGAGGAGGATTATGGTATAGGACATATCATGCACTCAAGAGTAAAGGtgatataataataaaaattgaGGTGCATGATGAGTTCTAAAAACACTCAACTCTTTCAAGATTGTATCTAATATGTCTCGGTGAATTCACAGTGGTTTGAGAAGATCTAGATATAAATATTTATTGAATACTTCTCAAGTTGTTTGATAATATCATATCTATCTATGGGAGTAGGTATATGGGATCCTAAGGTTTGTTGTGCCTCAACATGTGTTCATTGAACAATAAAAGTTTTATTATAATTGTGTTTGTGTGGAAAGAGGATTTCTTAATTTATCCCAGTACCGATTTAACACGGGCCACGTTGACCTCTGAGGGTATTCGTATCTCTGAAAGGGGCGTCAGTACTGATACGACAAGCCAAGACATCCCTACTCTCCAATGCTAATGTTTGTGGATCATTCATAAAGACCAAAGGATTAGGTCCATGAGGGATAGTTTCCTTATAACCTAGTCAAAATGATAGGTCATTTTAACACCCTCCCATTGGTATATTATTATCCATAGCCCCAATCTCATTCGAAGAACCAACACCTAAAAAAAACCTTGATCCAAACCAGGGTCGACCTTGTCCTTTTCCCATTTCTGAGTAAAATGAGGGGATAAAGGGCAAACTCATCCCATAATCCACCAGGCCATCACCATAATCCATTGCTCTTCATACACTTCCATCCCAAGGTCCCTTTGTCAATGGGATCCATGTCAAGTTCTAAAACTACTTATCTCATTAACCTATAGTTACCATGGGTCATTAATATTCATTTTTCCCTCTGCCACTAACACTAGAATCTTTATTAGATTAGGACTCATAAGACATTTAGACCCCTCTCAAAATTTTGATAATTAGGATTAGAATGACTTCTTTGGAATCCTTTTTTATTAAAACGTGCATCAATTCTcaaataccatgctcttggtgcttgtttcagtccatatagtgctttctttagTCTGCATGTAGGATGTACCTTTCCTTTCTTTGCGTATCCTTGTGGCTAGTCCATGTAGATACCTTCTTCTAAAAAGTAATGACAAAATGCACTTGAACATCTATTTGATGAATTTTCCAATTATTTTGTGCAACATTACCAAATTGTCCTAGTTTGACTCATTTTTGTTACAggtacaaaggtttcattctaATCTATTCCTTCTATTTGTGCAAAGCCTTTGGCTACTAATTTTGCTTTTTGCTTCTCAATACTTCCATCTTTTTTTGTGGCAATTCAATTAACTCCCAAGTCTCATTTTTAATCAAGGCATTCTATTTGTCCTGCATCGCTTTCTCCCAAGCTTTGTTTCCTTCTGTTTCCTCAAATGTTACATCAAACAAACAACGTCATCAAATCATTATACCAATATCACCATCAAGCAATGACAATTAATCAGTCAACCAACACCATCGTCAATAATAAATAGCATCAAGTCACAACATCATTATTTAGTCCATAAGCAATCAACCAATACCGAGCATCAGTTCGTTAAGAGCATTATCATAAAAAAGGAAACATCACCATTTTTGACGTCGATATCGTTTAAATAACATCATCAAGATCATAAGTCAACATCAATACCAAAACAtaactatcaaatcaatctatcaacctCAAGTCATTGGTATAGAATCAAGCCTAATAGTAGGGCTATCGGAACTAGAGTTTCCCTACACTTAGGCTTCCCTGCATGCAgggtgggaggcccctactattctatggctaggaaagggtgggtgggaggcccttcaaatagtagggatTATTGCCCCACAGTCATATAGATGCTTCCGGAAGATTTATGGGAAGTTCTCGATTCCATATGTCAGCCCAATTCTATACGTAACATTGAACTATCCGCCCCCTTTCTTCATTATAGTTGCGCCAGAAATGCCATTAATTGACTATTCTAAGTCTAGAAGGAACTTGATTAGGTTGGATGTACCGGCCAGAAGGGTGGAGCATCGGATCACCACCCCCTGGCACTGGTTTCCCCCTAGCCCCTATCCCAATCAGGCAACCAAGAAGACAAAGAGGAACTCCTATCCCAATCAGGCAACCAAGAAGACAAAGAGGAACTCCTATCCCAATCAGGCAACCAAGAAGACAAATTAGAAGGGGTTATTGTGGGTGGTCGAATAGGCCGGGGTGGATGGGTGGCCCCCCCGGGAGGTTTCTATTActgttggcatgttacgtatataatctggcaaagatagagaaagattcGTCTCTCATTCGTCTATCTGCCTCAACGATTCGTCTCTCATTCGTCTATCATTCGAATAATTTGCCACCGATTCGACGATCCATCTATTTATCCGAATAATCTTCTTTTAGGGGCCGCCGATCGATCGATTCGACGATCCGTCTATCCATCGGGAAAGGGAAAAATATTCTTTCTACTTGAATCGGCCCATTAGAATTGTAGGGGGCCTAACTCCACAAGTGGATGCGAGGGCAATTATATCTATCCGTCGACTGGCTGGATACGACTCAGAAGGCGAAATTCAAGTCGAGAGACCAAAAGATGATACAGGGAAGACTGATCATGCTCAGGAGAATGAAAGGTGTTTCAAGGGAAATGAGCAATGGGCAATCAGCTTCTACAACGGAGCTCCAGAAGCATTGGATCCCGGAGTAGAAGAGACCAAGGGAAAAGGGGAGAAAGCCGATGGTAAGGGTGATGATCAGGCAATTTTTCCTGCATCTGATGATGCGCGAGTATTCCTGCTGGCCCCTCAGAGCTGTTGTCGGCCATAGAAGATGGCATCGGCCGACCCACCTGCTGATAAGATTATTATTCCGGAATCAAACCAGTGTTTCTCAATGACACTGCTATCCCAGTCTCCAAGCCTTAAAAGCAAATTACATCTAGGGATTCTAAGACCACCGGTAAGTCTAGATGTATTAACGTAGATATCCTTTTGACTTCTGCTAAGGCGTACTTTGGAGACTGCATTCATGACTCATGATCGAACTCTAGAGATGTCTAAAGGCTTGAGAGAGAAGACTTCGAAATTGGCGAGGTTAGGAGAGGCAAAGGCTAACCTCATTCGGAAAGGACCAAGGGGATTCATTTCATTGGCATTGACATCATTGATAATTACTTTGATAGTGAGTTGACCGCCAACAAAGATGCGGAAATAAAGGGCGTAAAGGAGTTGGCTAAGGCTAAAACGCACTATCTTCATTTCAGTGACTAGAAAAACCAAACAAAAAGTAAGCCCCAAACAAATTAAAGTCTGAGGAGCAAGAGGTGGAGCTCCGCGTAAGCCAATAATGCTGCTACTATTGCCCCCCGAGAACAAGTGGCAATGAGAAAATGAAGGGCTAAATAAAAATATGTCGCATTATCCGAAATTTACTTTTAAGTAAGAGCCATTAATCTAATACTTTAAGTGGCCGCAGTCAAAGTGGTAAATTTAAGAGTGAAAAGGAGAAGCGAGGAAACAAATAATATGAGGTGCTTATTCGAAAACAAGGCCTTATTCCAGCAGCAGTCAAATACACATATAtaacatcataaaacataaaaccaGAAAGCAGAGGTGGAAGCAACGATAACGCACCGTCTTTCATATACTGCGACATGCTGATCCTTCAATTACTCTTGAAGCATCAGCCGGTCCAATACCACTTGTAAGGTCCAATGTCCCCCTACGGGGTTATATAGTTAGGTAGGGTGGATAGGCCGCCTCTCCCAGCCGGGAGAGAGCATACCCATGGATGGATAGTTGCCCTTGACTGACGTAAGGGCAGGGTTTTTTAGCTGCACTATCCCCCACCCACCCGGGCAATAATAAATCCCCGCCAGTGGACCCTCGGGCGATAATTCAATTGCTGCTTGCCATTGAATCTCGTGGCCCCATTGAGACCGAAATTGGAAAGGGAGATGCGAACGGAGGGGAATAACCGATCGATGAAGGAACACGAAACCATTTCGTTTCGATAGAGGTACGGAAAACGATTGGGGGCGATAAAGTAGGTAAAGTGGTTGAGTTTTGCGAGCTGTTCCAACCACTGCTGGGGATTCCAAGAGCCAAACGAGAATGAATACCACACATCAGAGTCAAGATCGGGCTCCCTAGTAGAATGTTGAACCAATTCATTCCGAATCGATCAAATTGGTACGGGAGTTGTAAGATGGGAAAACTACGGAAAACACGACTGATTCTAAGAACCCGGTGACCTACCAATTGCAGAAGTGGAATTCCGGGCGAGCAATAAGTACTTGAAGGATATGATTCAAGTGTACCATCTTCTTTATCACTCCGAAAGAAAGGCTCGGGGGGGAGAGAAAACGGCGGAGGAATCCGAATCGGACTTGAATGGAAATGGCATGAAAAGTCTTTTTTAGAACTCGTGATGAAGGGCATTACGACGATATACGAGGGAGATGGAGAAGAACTCGTGATTAGTGTGGGTAAATGGAGTAGAATCCGTTTATGGAATAGTCCAATAAAGAGTCGTCTCATTGGGAATATGGTCCGAATAATCTCGTAAGGCGTTGCACGAACAATCCGACAGCAGGAGAGTAATTCTATAGTGCCAGTTATATAGATAGGGGGCTTAAAATGCACAGTGGGGTTATTTTCGAACCAACATCCGTGATACGAGAACCAAAATCAGAATCAGCCCTACGGGGGAGATACCATGATGGTTCATCGGCAATGATTTGATGTGAGTCAATGATTCCTTGCATCACAGGTGTTGCTGCTGCGTCTTGAGATCCGTGATTAGGGCCATGGTTCCGCCCATTGTTTCGAAACAAGTGGGGTTTTGATGGAATCAGGTTgctagcctatagaatggtaggggggtGGGGGGCTCAAATTCCCCACCACAAGTCGCCAGAGCGGGGGTCTAACTGAACAAATGATGGTATAGAGATGAACATCAGGATAATACTAGGCCTAAATATGGTCCGAATAATCTCCATAGTCGTTCCGTGAACAATCTGACAGCAGGATCGGACTTGTAATACTCGTAAAACCGTTCCAAGGCTATCGGACCATCTCATTGAAAATTAAAGATATGGGTTTAGGTCATATGACTGTAAAACCGACCCAACGCCCCCACCCAGAGTAATTCGCTCGAGTAATTCTGTCTTACTTTTATTTCCGAAAGACTTGAGCCCCCCACAATTAATCTACCTCCACTAGAATCTCCCTCCAGTCAAGTTTCCCCACACACGAAATAAACTAATCTTTCTTTTTCGTCGAACTTCTTTTGAAACTAAACTAAAGTTCTTTCGAAAGCCCTACGGGCAAGAAACAATTGAGTCGAACTTTAGTTCTTTCGTTCGATAGCCCTACTATTctcccttttagattcttctcgaTTCTATATGTAACATGCCCCCATAGGGCGGCAGATTCAATGGCCCGTAAGGGCCCACCCAACCCAATCTATAGcctccaccatagaatagtagggcccaccCTGCTTTAAGAGTCGACTTTCCATTCCTCCCACCCCCCTGGCTAAGAATAGTAGGGCCCTTACAACCCCCTTAGAATAGTAAGGCGGGGGAACCtctccccatagaattgtagggcttgaCTGCCCCCTACAATCGAGCTACcccccccctactatttgaagggccccGCCCCCCCCACCCCCCCATTATAGTTATTGGGCGGGGGCTGGGGGCTCCAGTCAAGACTCGAACGGAGGTAGCTCGAGTAGGGCCCTGcgctgattcacccttcccctacccccatagaattgtagggcggcTGGGGGTAGGGGGAGGGTCTCGACGGACCCCCAGCCGAATTGTAGGGGGCTGGGGGTGCCCCTACCATGTCGAAGGGCCCCCTACAATTCGACTGGGGCGTACATTAATGGCAGAGGGTCTCGATATATTTGCTTTCATTAGCAGGTTGATTAATGGCAGTGGGAGGGAACTAGAGGTTGGCGTGCGAATCGAATAGAGATCAGTAGGTAGATCTCTATTGCTATATGCCCTACTGTGGATAGGGCCACCCTATAACTATAGTGCCGGGGGGGTGGGGGTGAGCGGGCCCCCCCCCACTATAGTTGAACTAGAAAGGGGTGGGGTGCTCCCCCAGACCCATTATGAGAGGGCCCCTACTATAACTATTAGTGCCGGGGTGGGGGGAGCTCGGCCCTACCCTCTCCCTATGGTTCGACCCTTGCCCTAGGGAGAGCCAAGCTGACCGGTTTCCCTCACTCGTACAATCGATGCCACCGAGATGGTCAACTCCATCGTCAGATGAATAGGTGAACAAGCGACGATTTGACACCAGATATCCGGAGGTGCGGAAAAAGCTGCTGTAGGAAGCGGGGAAACCATGAAAGAACGACAATTCTTCGCGGAGGTTTTCACAGAAAGACCCTTCGGTTCTGGCAAACGGATCGCAATTACGGGTACTTGGGAGCATATTGGTGGAATGAACGAAATACGAACAGTTGACATAATGTGGTCAAAGATCTTAGGTTGTAACTTGATCATGAGCAAATTAGTTGATGTTGTCCCCGCGAAGCATGGGAAGTGCCGAACATTGGGAACTGCCCGGGGAAGAGTTAGAAACAAGAACGGGGAGAAGCAGAAACCACTTGGGTGAAAAAATTGATTATATCTCACCCTTCGTCCTTCATAGCAACTGGGGATCGAAGGGCACCAAATTTGATAACTTATGGAGGGAAAGACGGAGTAGGAGCGTGCTACTGAAGACGTAGTAGCACATGTCGGAGAGGCCTCCGTCGATCGTGTACGAACAGGATACGGGTCCAAAGGCGGGGTCAGATGGGGTTTAGCCGATGGAGATATTGACTCTTCTGGGAACCAATGGCGCGTCAACCGTGTCGGACTGGGACCGATCGATATCCAAACGGAACGAATTCTAGCTTCTCCCGGAGGAGTTTTCAATGCAAAATTCGTATGATAAAGCAGGAAAGATTCATACGATATTCTTTCGCTCCAGTCACCCCAACTTCGAATCTTGGGGGGAACGGTAGAACCATTGAGGGGGGAACAGTAGAACCATTGACTAGTGATACTTCTCTCGATGCAGCATTTAACCTGCGAGGACTTTAGTCCGATCATGGGCCTAACCCCCGGATGGGCGAACGCCCATGATCAGACTAAAGTCGCGGGGGAATCTTCACGCTATAGTTCCAGAGGTGGTTACACTTCTCGAAATAGCTCGGTGCCAAACACCTTGTGAATGAGTTTGCTCCTAAATGTTCTATGTTCCGGGTCTGCCTGGGATTCCGAACACTCAACATCCATCCATATTTGAATTCGCGCTTAGACCACTATCTTCAGATGAAGGGATTATTGGCAGTTGATTCGATCGAGTCCCCGGGGCCAGACTCACTCGAAGAAGGGTTGGTCAATAGGGTCTTGATCATGATCATGTAGCAACCAAGGCATCTGATCGGGGAAATGAATCTACCTTAATCACCGGGCGGGTGTTCATCAGGAATAAGTACCGGATGGGTCAGTAGCGGGCGGGAGGACGTACTAAATGACTATGGAATTGGTTGGCGATCGGCATCACAATGAAACGCCCTACCTTTGATAGTGGTGGAATAGGTCCAATCATAAGAAATGATTATGAAGGAGCAGAAGGTAACGACTGATGAGATTTGTACGCGGATGTAGTAACCACTTCGACGTGAGTGAAGAGAGCCCGTGAGTTGAGCGTCGTTTATTCGCGGGATGCGATTTCTGAGCCGCGAATAAACGAATTCTATGCCGCCTCCTACTGTTCTCGCCAATATCCCCACCCAATTATAGATTCCCTCCCACCCTGATGAACAGTGGGTTTGGAGAAGAAATGGTTCTGGGCCTCCGGAGCCGAATTGACTATAACCTTACTTACGCCCCGCCCGAAATCGATATGATCAGGTCTATGTAGATAGACTCTTGTATTATGATTTTTCCGAACAGGTGCTTCGTCTTCGTTTGGATGCTGTTCCACTTGAGGGCGCGCCGGCGGCCTTCCTTCAGTAGTTGGTTGAGGATATTGTCGCCAGCGGCGGCTGGCACATGGCCACCCCTACCTCTATAGCGCTTCGGCGAGACAGCAACGGCCGTCCCGAACATTTATTCTTGCGTGTTGGCCGAAGTTGCAATAGTCACATTGAACCCTCGGATATGCTCGAAAATCTCGAAATGATCTTCTAGTTCCGGGAAGAATTCGCAAAACTCCGTCTCCATCGGGAACTGGATGGAGTTTTTCCGTATCCGGACCGGAAGGTCGTTTTCCGACATGACTGCCGAAATCTTATCCGAGGAATTATACATCATATGCCCTCGGAGAGTGCTTCCTCGTAAAGAATCAAACATCATATGCCCGCTTCGTCGTGCGACTCCCTCTTTCCCCAATGGATTGGCCCGTTCCCGAGAGCACTCGACCCGATCGACAAAGCATCTCTGACCGCGCGGAATCTCCATAGCCAATTCTCCATTGGAACGGAATTCATAGTCATAAGAGGATTTATGAAAGTATATATCATATGTGTATATAAGTTTTATTTGAGAGATATTTAAGCTTGATCATGTTTTGGAAACAATTTTTAGTATATTCCCAAACCTACATCAAGTGAAGATGTCCACCTTCTACTTTAATGTCACCTTGATCTATAAAATATTGGATGTAATCTTTAACTTTCATGCATTTGTTAGTTTTATGGCCTTTCACTCAGTGGTATTCATAGCATTCATGGTCTTCATACCACTTGTAAGAGTTTCTTGAATATATTCTCCAACGTTTCATGCAAGTTGTGTATTGgattttcttgtttttatttcatgttgcCCTACAAGCAATACAAGTCTTTTTTAACTATTTGTATATATTTGGTATCACTAATGTCATGATTGACTATTTTTTTTGTATGttttgggcttctcattttggCTATGTTGTCGTAATAAACCTTGATTAAAAAATTTGACTCTCTTCGAAAACTAATTCCTTCTTGATTTGAACATATTTTTCAATGATCTTGTCAAAGATACACAATGTACTCATAAATGGAATGCATTTCAAAATTAAGATTTTTTTACAATTTTATTCTCACTATAGACCAGGGAAACATACTAGCTAGGCTTAGTCATCATTcaagtaaagaaaaaaaatatcaCCTTAGTTTTTTTTACATTGTAAAGGTCAAATATTATAAATTTATGTTTGACATTGTATGGAAAgtttttaacaaaattctttgactTAAAGAAATTTTTTGTTGTCTATTTAGGTAGATGATCAAACCAATCAAATATTGTCTTTGTAGAATACAAGAGAAGAGATAACATTTATAATCATCATTGTAGGACACCTCATGGAAAGCGATATAAAATTCTCAATATGAACCTttgatcatcaatttcctttgtaTTTGTTTAATTTTGGTGTTTAAAAGTGTGGAACAATAAGTATTTGTGCATTTAAAATCTCAAAGGGATAGGGAAATTTATCTCCTTAAACTTATGTCCTTTAGTGGAAGGTGAACCAAATTGAAGTCTTTTAAGAGTATCCTTTATATACATTAAGTTATGATTGATCGAAGGCTTAGATGATTAAAGCCTTTTCATGGGCACCATAAAAAATATGGTTGGTATATTTTGAAGTCTTTCAAGGGAACCATGATGGGAATTTCCAATAAAGTCTATCCctttgttcatttctttatttcTATAATTCTCATGAGTAGTGTCATTTATGTACATATTTCATGATATTCATCATTTTTTGTAAGAGGGAGTTATTGTGTTCTTAATTATTTAAGGTTTAAAACACATAGTAATTGAGCTCCTTATAATATTAGTTCTTGAAGGATGTGATCTCAATATGTTTCAATGTAATTTTAgactcattttatttttaaaaacttatCTATATCATCTAAATATTCATTATGGTTGTGAAGGACATTTCTATCATCATTATGCTATTGAAGTGGTTCATAAGAGTGATCTTGGGTATacatttttttttgatgatttttcctgGATTCATGTAATAATTGGATAATTGGGGAAATAAAAACtgttgattgttttttttttactttttgggtaagtgctatcaagtatggggatagcgccctatattaataattaaaaagatTACATAAAGTTTCGAATCAAAAAACCATAAACCATTTCATGAAGGCCTAACAACTACTATATGCCATGCAGGGCTTGTAGAATAACAGAAATGCATTCACCAACATGGATGACATTGCTAGTCAATTGATCCGACAACCACTACTCCTCAGTTTGGGTAAATGCCTGAAGGGTTCCATATTGCCGTTCATAACATCACAACGAAACACTTCCCATGTGTTCTCGTAGAAGATTCTCATTTTATCTCGTTCTTCCATCTTCGCCATATATTTTTCCATAGCACGATTGTGCCTTTCGATGTCCGACTCCTCCCCATCCTCTGTAGATGAACCTTCTTCCGAGCTCTCAGATGGCAGATAGTTTTCCATCTGAAAATAAACTTTCAGGATACTCAGTCTCTGATCGGATGGTAAATTCAAAATACAATTAGCCACTGTGTCCACTAGGAGAGGTTTAACAAATCCGCCTAGAAGCTCAACCATTTTTTCCCTTGACTCCAGAACATCCACCATCGGGATAAGTGTGGCTTCAAGGACCTTTGAGTCGCACCAATTCCTTTGGTGATTGAGAACCACACCTACCAACCCCTCCATGGCATCATAGGCCGCATCCACTATAAAGAACAAGTTCTGTAGTTGCCCCCTCAGGTCCTCTTCACAGTTAACACACGAGATGTCTCCAAAGAAGGCCATTATCCACAGTCCCAACTCAAGAAAAGACACTTCGGGTATGGAGATATTCAAAGAACGATCCCATAAATAGCAGGAAACATCCCATTCTAGGAGCTTCCACCGAACAACACTTTCCACAATGAGGATTGTAAAATCTCTCGTGAACCGAGAGATCGAGAAGTGTCAGTGTAGATTACAGATCTACTATGCACACGGTCCACTTGTCTATAACATCTGCAaccattatttttcaaaaatagacCCTGCATACCAAAAGTGTCCTAGCATGCCGCCAAAATGTGAACCCGACGTAGAACCTTACTATGCGTAATCTGCTTTGATTAGATCGTGGACTGGTTCTGAGACTGATTGTATATCAAAAGTGGTAGTACCAAGTGGGATGTCAACCCCCAAATTGGCGACAAAATCTGCCACCCAATTGCCCTCTCTATATGTGTGAGTAAATTCATAGTGATTAATATCATTAAGGAGTTGAGATATGCATGGGACCCATTTGTTTAGGTTCCTACTCTCAAATCCCCTTTTGATAATCCCTTGAATAATAACTAAGGAATCCCCTTCAATGACGATCTTGGTCATTTTATTGGTAACGCATAAATTAAGGCCTTCCAAGAGGGCCCGAATTTCTACTTCATTGTTGTTGGCCACCCCCAAGGCCCCATAACTACACAATAATAACTTGCCTTCACTATTACGAATAACAACTCCAAAACCAGAGGCCCCGGGATTTCCTCGataggcaccatcaaaattcaacttcaGCCATCCCGCGGGGGGAGCCTTCCATCTGATATGTTTTCTAATGCCTTTCTTCTTTGAGAGCTTTGGCATCTGAGAGAGGGTGGCCAGGGACCAATTTTCCTCCATTTTTCTGTCCCAATCAGTAAAGTGTCGAAATTGCTTTCTTTGCTTCCTGTTGATCAATTCCTCTATGGACACTTTGATATAGTCGATGAGTCTATCCACTGGGAGGCATTTATCTTTAaaaatcctcctattcctttccttccataaatgCCAAGCTATCATTGACGGGCCTGTAATCCAAATATCGCTCCACATAGAAGATCTATTCATAGGCCACGAAGCGAGGAAAtccttcaaattcaaattcctaaCTGTTGTGTAGCATATTTTTTCTAAAAACCAATTCCAACAGGACACTGCCATTGGGCAAGTATAGAGTAGATGATCAACCGACTCTTCCGCATTCATACATATGACACATATGCTTGAACCAAAGATGCCTATTAATTTGAACCTATCCCTTGTGAGGATTCGATTATGAAGAGCGATCCATAGAAAAGTGCCAGCTTTGGGGAGAAGTCTATTGTGCCAGCATAGTTTAGACGACCAATCAGTGAATGGGCCTATTGCCCTTTGGACCTTATATCCCAACTTCATGCAATACTCACCCGACTTTGAGCCACACCAGAAAATATTATCGTCTGCATTGGACACAAGGATATTTCTTCTGCTAAGGATGGATCTTAACTGATCGCATAGATCTGGACATCCAAAATCCACCGTTTCCACTTTTGGATATTACTATTTGAGTGGTCTGGGTCAAAATAGTCCTCAACATAAGAACCGTACCTGTCTTTGATTGAATTGGTCCAATCCTGCTCCATAAACAATTCATTTAACACAGGTTCACCCTCCCATGAATCCTCCCAAAATTTTGTTGTGTACCCATATCCAATGTGCCAAGAGATGTGGTCAGTTATCACAGATCTACACTCCCATAAAAAATTCCAAGTTGAAGACCATCTGTCTGCATTTGCCACTGTAAGGATTTTGTCTGGTTGATCCATGTCAAGATACTTCTTTTGAAAGATTTTGCACCA encodes:
- the LOC131066075 gene encoding uncharacterized tatC-like protein ymf16, producing MIGLKSSQVKCCIERSITSQWFYCSPLNGSTVPPKIRSWGDWSERISYESFLLYHTNFALKTPPGEARIRSVWISIGPSPTRLTRHWFPEESISPSAKPHLTPPLDPYPVRTRSTEASPTCATTSSVARSYSVFPSISYQIWCPSIPSCYEGRRVRYNQFFHPSGFCFSPFLFLTLPRAVPNVRHFPCFAGTTSTNLLMIKLQPKIFDHIMSTVRISFIPPICSQVPVIAIRLPEPKGLSVKTSAKNCRSFMVSPLPTAAFSAPPDIWCQIVACSPIHLTMELTISVASIVRVRETGQLGSP
- the LOC131066068 gene encoding large ribosomal subunit protein uL5m-like; this encodes MEIPRGQRCFVDRVECSRERANPLGKEGVARRSGHMMFDSLRGSTLRGHMMYNSSDKISAVMSENDLPVRIRKNSIQFPMETEFCEFFPELEDHFEIFEHIRGFNVTIATSANTQE